A genomic stretch from Chitinophaga agri includes:
- a CDS encoding alpha/beta hydrolase: MKYLLGSMLLLLGFFRANAAQVDTVTIFSKAMHKSLKCVVITPDSHKDNQQQYPVVYILHGYSGNYADYVRKIPAIAAVADAYQMILVFPDGGYSSWYLDSPVDSGIRFETYVGTEIPAYIDEHYRTMPSREHRAITGLSMGGHGALYLAIRHQETFGAAGSMSGGVDFRPFPNNWDIAKRLGTFKENSGNWDQNVVVNQLSRLKNDSLSIIIDCGVKDFFIDVNRQLHQQMLEQGISHDYIERAGAHTWDYWSNAIMYQLFYFHRFFK, encoded by the coding sequence ATGAAGTATCTATTAGGCAGTATGTTGCTATTGCTTGGCTTTTTCAGGGCAAACGCCGCACAGGTGGACACAGTAACGATCTTTAGCAAGGCAATGCACAAAAGTCTGAAGTGTGTGGTGATCACTCCGGATAGCCACAAGGATAACCAACAGCAATATCCCGTGGTATATATCCTGCATGGATACAGTGGTAATTATGCAGACTATGTTCGTAAAATACCAGCTATCGCCGCCGTAGCGGACGCTTATCAGATGATACTGGTCTTTCCCGACGGCGGTTACAGCAGCTGGTACCTCGACAGTCCGGTGGACAGTGGTATCCGTTTCGAAACATATGTAGGCACGGAAATACCTGCTTATATAGATGAACATTACCGTACAATGCCATCCCGCGAACACCGTGCTATCACTGGGCTGAGTATGGGCGGTCATGGTGCCTTGTACCTGGCGATCCGTCATCAGGAGACATTTGGCGCTGCAGGCAGCATGAGTGGGGGAGTGGATTTCCGCCCTTTCCCCAATAACTGGGACATTGCGAAGAGACTGGGGACTTTTAAAGAAAATAGTGGCAACTGGGACCAGAACGTTGTTGTAAATCAGTTATCCCGCCTGAAGAATGATTCGCTTTCTATTATTATTGACTGTGGTGTGAAAGACTTCTTTATTGATGTGAACCGTCAGCTGCATCAGCAGATGCTGGAACAGGGTATTTCACACGACTATATTGAGCGCGCCGGCGCTCATACCTGGGATTACTGGAGCAATGCTATCATGTATCAGTTGTTCTATTTCCATCGTTTTTTCAAATAA
- a CDS encoding C45 family peptidase, whose product MSLNKGKKRSGWRKLGRALLYITGTIILLLIILVVYVMSVSHIDPPEIADKSSLQWQRKQLDSTSYTLGNSWFRKSESGLYELYVEGKPFERGVVEGKLAAELIQRQEDHFTDQIKKMIPSQSYLKFLRYFVGFFNRHLADNIAEENKEEIYGISFSASDKYDFIGTNYERILNYHAAHDIGHALQNMALVACTSFGTWDGASADSNLIIGRNFDFYVGDKFAEDKIVAFYRPEKGYRFMMVTWGGFTGVASGMNEKGLTVTINADKSDIPTGSATPVSLVAREILQYAHNIDEAWAIANRHKMFVSESFLVGSAEDNRAVIIEKTPEKIGMYDPKDQFITCTNHFQSKELGTDEKNIAQREQTASGYRFNRLSELLKEKGPNTVQKTVDILRDRKGMNGRNIGMGNERAINQFIAHHAVVFEPKKKMVWVSTAPWQLGKFVAYNLDTVFAMKGLQYDHEIYDSSQTIAADPFLQTQDYQAFVAFRKIKTDIMDGKDADVKQLVSLNPEYYHAYVLAGDYAFKRKQYAAATGYYKQALTKVIATKAEEDHIRKQLEKCAKSR is encoded by the coding sequence ATGTCATTGAATAAGGGGAAAAAACGGAGCGGATGGCGTAAACTGGGAAGGGCGCTGTTATACATTACTGGTACGATCATATTATTACTGATCATACTGGTTGTCTATGTAATGAGTGTATCACATATTGATCCACCCGAGATAGCGGATAAGTCATCCCTGCAATGGCAGCGTAAGCAGCTGGACAGTACCAGTTATACACTGGGCAACAGCTGGTTCCGTAAAAGCGAAAGCGGACTGTATGAGCTGTATGTGGAAGGAAAACCTTTTGAGAGAGGTGTCGTAGAGGGCAAACTGGCAGCGGAGCTGATCCAGCGTCAGGAAGACCATTTCACGGATCAGATCAAAAAAATGATCCCTTCACAGTCCTACCTGAAATTCCTGCGTTATTTCGTGGGCTTCTTCAACAGGCACCTGGCTGATAATATTGCCGAAGAGAATAAGGAGGAGATCTATGGGATCTCTTTTTCCGCTTCCGATAAATACGATTTCATCGGTACCAACTATGAGCGTATCCTGAACTATCATGCCGCACACGACATCGGGCACGCCCTGCAGAACATGGCGCTGGTAGCCTGTACTTCCTTTGGTACCTGGGATGGCGCGTCTGCCGACAGTAACCTGATCATCGGGCGTAACTTTGATTTTTATGTAGGTGATAAATTCGCAGAAGATAAGATCGTTGCGTTTTATCGCCCGGAGAAAGGATACCGTTTTATGATGGTGACCTGGGGTGGTTTCACAGGTGTTGCTTCCGGTATGAATGAGAAGGGACTCACCGTAACCATCAATGCAGATAAAAGTGATATTCCTACCGGTTCCGCAACACCGGTATCACTGGTGGCAAGAGAGATATTGCAGTATGCACATAACATCGATGAAGCCTGGGCGATTGCCAACAGGCACAAGATGTTCGTATCAGAATCTTTCCTGGTAGGCTCCGCAGAAGATAACCGCGCGGTCATCATAGAGAAGACGCCTGAGAAAATAGGCATGTACGATCCGAAGGACCAGTTTATTACTTGTACCAATCACTTCCAGAGTAAAGAACTGGGTACAGATGAAAAGAATATAGCACAGCGGGAGCAAACAGCTTCCGGCTACCGTTTCAACCGCTTATCTGAATTGCTGAAAGAGAAAGGCCCTAACACGGTACAGAAAACGGTGGACATCCTGCGTGACCGCAAAGGAATGAACGGACGTAACATCGGTATGGGCAACGAAAGAGCGATCAACCAGTTCATCGCGCACCATGCGGTGGTATTTGAACCTAAAAAGAAGATGGTATGGGTGTCTACGGCGCCATGGCAGTTAGGTAAATTCGTTGCCTATAACCTGGACACTGTATTCGCGATGAAAGGACTGCAGTACGATCATGAGATATACGACAGCTCACAGACCATTGCAGCAGACCCGTTCCTGCAAACACAGGACTACCAGGCTTTCGTCGCGTTCCGTAAGATCAAGACAGATATTATGGATGGAAAAGATGCCGATGTGAAGCAGCTGGTAAGTCTGAATCCTGAATACTATCATGCCTATGTACTGGCAGGTGACTATGCATTTAAAAGGAAACAATACGCTGCCGCCACCGGTTATTATAAACAAGCGCTGACAAAGGTTATCGCAACAAAGGCGGAGGAAGATCATATCCGCAAACAGCTGGAGAAATGTGCTAAAAGTAGATAA
- a CDS encoding SPFH domain-containing protein has product MEKIIKPVSGYLAAVLAVAEFLIAIALFIVSAETGGGGLTFLAAIFFIAALFTVKGIIIVNPNHSRVLTFFGKYIGSVKENGLMWVNPFYKTSHLSLRAHNHNGQQLKVNDKLGNPIEIAAVTVWRVTDTYKSSFEVDNYLQYVNVQSEAAVRHLAVSYPYDRMEEIESSDDITLRDGGDKVNEMLEKELNERLGPAGITVLEARISHLAYAPEIAGAMLQRQQATAIVAARTKIVEGAVGMVELALDRLSQKDIVVLDEERKAAMVSNLLVVLCGESKVSPVVNTGTLHQ; this is encoded by the coding sequence ATGGAAAAGATCATTAAACCTGTTTCCGGTTATCTGGCTGCCGTCCTTGCCGTTGCCGAATTCCTTATCGCTATTGCACTTTTCATTGTGTCAGCAGAAACGGGAGGAGGAGGGTTAACCTTCCTGGCTGCCATTTTCTTTATAGCAGCACTGTTCACCGTAAAAGGCATTATCATCGTAAACCCTAACCACTCACGCGTACTGACCTTCTTTGGTAAATACATCGGTAGTGTAAAAGAGAATGGATTGATGTGGGTAAACCCCTTCTACAAAACCTCACACCTGTCCCTGAGAGCACATAACCACAATGGCCAGCAGCTGAAAGTGAACGACAAACTGGGGAACCCTATTGAAATTGCTGCCGTAACGGTATGGAGAGTAACGGATACCTATAAATCCTCATTCGAAGTAGATAACTATCTGCAGTACGTAAATGTACAGAGCGAAGCAGCTGTACGTCACCTGGCAGTAAGCTACCCTTATGACAGAATGGAGGAGATCGAATCTTCTGATGATATCACCCTGCGTGATGGTGGTGATAAAGTGAATGAAATGCTGGAAAAAGAACTGAACGAGCGTCTCGGACCCGCTGGCATTACTGTACTGGAAGCGCGTATCAGTCACCTGGCCTATGCGCCTGAAATTGCCGGCGCCATGCTGCAACGTCAGCAGGCTACTGCCATCGTTGCGGCACGTACGAAGATCGTGGAAGGTGCAGTAGGTATGGTGGAGCTGGCACTGGACAGACTCTCCCAGAAAGACATCGTCGTACTGGATGAAGAAAGAAAGGCGGCCATGGTGTCTAACTTATTAGTCGTACTTTGCGGCGAATCTAAAGTTTCACCTGTCGTAAATACAGGTACCCTACATCAATAA
- a CDS encoding phytoene desaturase family protein, with amino-acid sequence MQYDVVIIGSGLGSLVCGAILSKNGYRVCIYEKNRQIGGCLQTFSRDKAIIDSGVHYIGGLDERQTLNQVFRYLGIMDSMKLKRLDLDGFDHIHFGNEEKTYRHAQGYDNFISELLKDFPDEKDALHAYCEKMQDVCNKFPLFKLRMGDYREKESVMGLDTHKFLCSITDNDRLRHVLAGNNMLYAGEQGKTPFYVHALVQNSYIESSWKCVDGGSQIARSLNRIIKDNGGVIIRNTEVKRIVEFDGKVDHIVLGNGEEVYARHYISGLHPAVTMQMTDSVSLRAAYKTRLQSLENTPGTFMLNVVLKPGTFRYHNYNYYHHLTDNAWDGVNYTDANWPNTYAMFVSAGTGRDVYADNLSIMTYMRYEDVAPWHDTFNTDSYPDDRHADYQSFKKERSERLLDAVEKQFPGLRNCIHAYYSSTPLTYRDYLAMPEGSMYGVSKDASDPLRTVISAATRLPNLYLTGQNLNLHGILGVTMTAVITSSVLLGMEKLINDINAA; translated from the coding sequence ATGCAATATGATGTAGTCATAATAGGAAGCGGGCTGGGAAGTCTTGTGTGCGGAGCTATTCTCAGTAAGAACGGTTACCGTGTCTGTATCTACGAAAAGAACAGACAGATCGGTGGCTGCCTGCAAACCTTTTCACGCGACAAAGCTATTATTGATTCAGGTGTACATTATATTGGTGGATTAGATGAGCGGCAGACACTGAATCAGGTATTCCGTTATCTGGGCATCATGGATAGCATGAAACTGAAGCGACTGGATCTGGATGGGTTCGATCATATCCATTTCGGAAATGAAGAGAAAACCTACCGGCATGCCCAGGGCTATGATAACTTCATTAGTGAATTACTGAAAGATTTCCCTGATGAAAAGGATGCTTTACATGCCTACTGTGAGAAAATGCAGGACGTATGTAATAAGTTCCCGTTATTTAAGCTGCGGATGGGAGACTACCGGGAGAAGGAAAGTGTGATGGGGCTGGATACGCATAAATTCCTGTGCAGTATTACGGACAATGACAGGCTACGGCACGTACTGGCGGGTAACAACATGTTATACGCCGGTGAACAGGGTAAAACCCCTTTCTACGTCCATGCCCTTGTGCAGAACAGCTATATAGAAAGCTCCTGGAAATGTGTTGATGGTGGTTCACAGATAGCCCGCAGCCTGAACAGGATCATCAAAGACAATGGCGGGGTCATCATTCGTAATACAGAAGTAAAACGTATCGTAGAATTTGATGGCAAGGTAGATCATATCGTACTGGGGAACGGTGAGGAAGTTTACGCAAGGCATTACATATCAGGTTTGCATCCGGCAGTCACCATGCAGATGACAGACAGTGTGAGCCTGCGGGCTGCCTATAAAACCAGGCTACAGTCGCTGGAGAATACGCCGGGCACCTTCATGCTGAACGTGGTGCTGAAGCCAGGCACTTTCCGCTATCATAACTATAATTACTATCATCACCTGACAGATAATGCCTGGGATGGGGTGAACTATACGGATGCTAACTGGCCTAATACCTATGCGATGTTTGTATCAGCTGGTACTGGCAGGGATGTCTATGCTGATAACCTGTCTATCATGACCTACATGCGTTATGAAGATGTGGCGCCATGGCATGATACCTTTAACACAGATTCCTATCCGGACGACAGACATGCTGACTATCAGTCATTTAAGAAAGAAAGGTCGGAGAGGCTCCTGGATGCTGTAGAGAAACAGTTCCCGGGATTAAGAAACTGCATCCATGCCTACTATTCCTCTACACCACTGACTTACAGGGACTATCTGGCAATGCCGGAGGGAAGCATGTATGGTGTGTCTAAAGATGCCAGCGATCCACTGAGAACAGTTATCTCCGCTGCCACTCGTCTGCCTAATTTGTATCTTACCGGGCAAAATCTGAACTTGCATGGGATTTTAGGCGTAACAATGACAGCAGTGATCACCAGTTCGGTGCTGCTGGGCATGGAAAAGCTGATAAACGATATTAACGCAGCATAA
- the acpS gene encoding holo-ACP synthase: MIYGIGTDIIEVDRIAVKLGKGKGFRDLVFTAQEIAYCEQQVHPAQHYAARFAAKEAFLKALGTGWGHGTINFNEIGIVNSETGKPLLQLTGNAVASYSELQIKQIHVSLSHVKATAVAIVLIEV; encoded by the coding sequence ATGATTTACGGGATCGGTACCGATATTATTGAAGTAGACCGCATCGCGGTGAAACTCGGGAAAGGGAAAGGATTCCGTGATCTGGTATTTACAGCGCAGGAAATTGCTTACTGCGAACAGCAGGTACATCCGGCACAACACTATGCTGCCCGTTTTGCTGCCAAAGAGGCTTTCCTGAAGGCCCTGGGAACAGGTTGGGGGCATGGTACGATCAACTTCAACGAGATCGGGATTGTCAACAGTGAAACAGGAAAACCCCTGTTGCAGCTAACCGGCAACGCAGTGGCCAGTTATAGTGAATTACAGATTAAACAGATACATGTCTCTCTATCGCATGTGAAGGCTACCGCAGTAGCCATAGTGCTGATAGAGGTCTGA
- a CDS encoding DUF6702 family protein — translation MGVLLYKWLIAASILWHPFYVSVTEIEHDKSDNELHVSCRIFADDLESALKKQSKGSLDIIHPANRAATDSLIAGYLRKHLFVTADGKTIRLQYLGYKIEEEAAWCFLSAEKVPAFKSAHVRNNVLYDEHPNQINMIHVIVNGVRKSTKLDNPKADADFSF, via the coding sequence GTGGGGGTATTATTATATAAATGGTTGATTGCGGCATCTATTTTATGGCATCCGTTCTACGTCAGTGTCACAGAGATCGAACATGATAAGTCTGATAACGAACTGCATGTCAGCTGCCGTATCTTTGCTGATGACCTGGAAAGTGCCCTGAAAAAGCAGTCTAAAGGCTCACTGGATATTATTCACCCGGCTAACCGGGCGGCTACTGACAGCCTGATTGCCGGGTACCTGCGGAAACATCTTTTTGTGACCGCTGATGGCAAGACCATCCGTCTCCAATACCTGGGTTACAAAATAGAAGAAGAAGCTGCCTGGTGCTTCCTCTCCGCCGAAAAAGTGCCTGCTTTCAAAAGTGCCCACGTCCGTAATAATGTACTGTACGATGAACACCCTAACCAGATCAACATGATACACGTGATCGTCAATGGTGTCAGGAAAAGTACTAAACTGGACAATCCGAAAGCAGACGCTGACTTTTCTTTCTGA
- a CDS encoding M1 family metallopeptidase produces MTKKSFRLALGLCFMTAMAQAQNPGSNHGNRFEQLGTMLSDPNMYRSASGAPGPKYWQQRADYDITASLDDEQQKLTGAETVTYYNNSPDPLNYIWLQLDENEHDLKSDNNSFDGSNMSERMSMRTINGLLGNPGSKQFGVNIVKVTDESGKALPYTINQTMMRIDLPQLLQPGQKLRFKVEWWYNISDRMVQGGRGGYEYFPEDKNYLYTITQWYPRLAVYSDFQGWQNKQFTGRGEFALTFGNFHVKMDVPADHVVGATGECQNYKEVLTGAQYQRWQQAQTAKQPIEVVTLDEAKKSLAGHANGRKTWVYDAENVRDFALVSSRRLVWDAMAANVEGKKVMTMSYYGPEAYALYNRYSTKVVAHTVKTYSKHTIPYPYPVAISVEAANGMEYPMICFNYGRADKDGTYSEATKNGMIGVIIHEVGHNFFPMIVNSDERQWTWMDEGLNTFCQFLTEQEWDANFPSNRGPAYKITDYMKMPKNQLEPIMTNSENISQFGPNAYAKPATALNILRETVMGRELFDFAFREYARRWAFKHPTPADFFRTMEDASAVDLDWFWRGWFFGTEPVDISLDSVKWFRLDNKDPQISKAEAKAKYDRAADHISRARNKAAGMTYEVDKDTSLQDFYSKWNRFEVTAEDKEGYAAFTAGLTPEEKRLYESKKNFYELTFSNVGGLVMPLIVEWTFADGTKETDRISAYIWRKDENSVTKVFAKDKEVVSVKLDPLRETADIDEANNSWPRVAAPSRFELFRQAQGIRGASTGGNPMQKAQKAQK; encoded by the coding sequence ATGACTAAAAAATCCTTCAGACTGGCACTCGGCCTTTGCTTCATGACGGCAATGGCACAAGCGCAGAATCCAGGCTCTAATCACGGTAACCGCTTTGAACAGCTGGGTACTATGCTGTCAGATCCGAATATGTACCGTTCTGCTTCCGGCGCTCCCGGACCTAAATACTGGCAGCAGCGGGCGGACTACGACATCACCGCATCATTGGATGATGAACAGCAGAAACTCACCGGTGCAGAGACTGTCACCTACTACAACAACTCTCCTGATCCGCTGAACTACATCTGGTTACAGCTGGATGAAAATGAGCATGACCTGAAAAGCGATAACAACAGCTTTGACGGGAGTAACATGTCAGAGAGAATGAGTATGCGCACTATCAATGGTTTGCTGGGCAATCCGGGTAGCAAGCAGTTCGGTGTGAACATCGTTAAGGTGACCGACGAAAGCGGTAAAGCGCTGCCTTATACGATCAACCAGACCATGATGCGTATTGACCTGCCACAGCTCCTGCAACCGGGGCAGAAGCTCCGTTTCAAGGTAGAATGGTGGTACAATATCTCTGACCGTATGGTACAGGGTGGCCGCGGTGGTTATGAATATTTCCCGGAAGATAAAAACTACCTGTATACCATCACACAATGGTACCCTCGTCTGGCAGTATACTCTGATTTCCAGGGATGGCAGAACAAGCAGTTCACCGGTCGTGGTGAGTTTGCACTGACCTTCGGTAACTTCCATGTAAAGATGGACGTTCCTGCCGATCACGTCGTAGGTGCTACGGGTGAGTGTCAGAACTATAAAGAAGTACTGACAGGCGCACAGTATCAGCGCTGGCAGCAGGCCCAGACAGCGAAACAACCTATTGAGGTAGTAACACTGGATGAGGCGAAGAAATCATTGGCTGGTCATGCTAACGGTCGTAAGACATGGGTATACGACGCGGAAAACGTACGTGACTTTGCCCTGGTCTCTTCCCGCCGTCTGGTATGGGATGCAATGGCTGCGAATGTAGAGGGAAAGAAAGTAATGACGATGTCTTACTATGGTCCTGAAGCATATGCACTGTACAACCGCTATTCTACGAAAGTAGTAGCACACACTGTTAAGACCTATTCCAAACATACGATTCCATATCCTTATCCTGTAGCGATCTCTGTAGAAGCTGCAAATGGTATGGAATATCCGATGATCTGTTTCAACTACGGCCGTGCGGATAAGGATGGTACTTATTCTGAGGCAACCAAAAACGGTATGATCGGCGTGATCATCCACGAAGTAGGTCACAACTTCTTCCCAATGATCGTGAACTCCGACGAGCGCCAGTGGACATGGATGGATGAAGGTCTGAACACGTTCTGTCAGTTCCTTACAGAACAGGAATGGGATGCTAATTTCCCTTCCAACCGTGGACCTGCGTATAAGATCACTGATTACATGAAGATGCCGAAAAATCAGCTGGAGCCTATCATGACAAACTCTGAGAACATTTCACAGTTTGGTCCGAATGCTTATGCGAAGCCGGCTACTGCACTGAACATTCTTCGTGAGACAGTAATGGGAAGAGAGCTGTTTGACTTTGCTTTCCGTGAGTATGCACGCAGATGGGCATTCAAACATCCTACACCGGCAGATTTCTTCCGTACAATGGAAGATGCATCAGCTGTTGATCTGGATTGGTTCTGGCGTGGATGGTTCTTTGGTACAGAACCTGTGGATATTTCCCTTGATAGCGTGAAATGGTTCCGCCTGGATAATAAAGATCCGCAGATCTCCAAAGCAGAAGCGAAAGCAAAATACGATCGTGCGGCTGATCATATCTCCCGTGCACGTAACAAAGCCGCGGGTATGACTTACGAGGTAGATAAGGATACCAGCCTGCAGGACTTCTACAGTAAATGGAACCGCTTTGAAGTGACCGCTGAAGATAAAGAAGGTTATGCAGCTTTCACTGCAGGTCTGACACCTGAGGAAAAGCGTTTGTACGAAAGTAAGAAGAACTTCTACGAACTGACTTTCTCTAACGTCGGTGGACTGGTAATGCCACTGATCGTTGAGTGGACGTTTGCTGACGGTACAAAGGAAACAGATCGTATCTCTGCTTATATCTGGCGTAAAGATGAAAACAGTGTTACGAAAGTATTTGCAAAAGATAAAGAAGTGGTAAGCGTGAAGCTGGATCCATTACGTGAGACAGCCGATATCGATGAGGCAAATAATAGCTGGCCGCGTGTAGCTGCGCCATCCCGCTTTGAACTGTTCCGTCAGGCACAGGGTATCCGTGGTGCATCCACTGGTGGTAATCCTATGCAGAAGGCACAGAAAGCCCAGAAGTAG
- a CDS encoding phenylacetate--CoA ligase family protein, producing the protein MYIPDIELQSGAAIRKFQEKEVLHLLGYLRQFSPFYREWFAQHGIQPSTVRSLNDLWLIPPVTKEHLQQQNWDFLCVDKSKIAEYTTTSGTLGNPVIIALTQKDQERLSYNEYISFCCAGGTESDIYQLMLTLDRQFMAGMAYYNGIRKLGAGVLRVGPGVPSLQWENIRRIQPTTIVAVPSFIVKLIAFAKEHNIDINASSVKSAVCIGENIRNVDFSLNVLGKKITEQWDIQLYSTYASTEMQTAFTECKAGQGGHHHPELLYVELLDDNNQPVGPGQDGEVTITTLGVEGMPLLRYKTGDICRYYEEPCSCGRHTMRLSPVIGRRKQMIKYKGTTLYPPALFDLLNDMEEVKEFVVEVFSNEIGTDEILLHLWPVAETEDIDRKIRSYLQAKLRVIPQVRYCSQADVMKMQFPESSRKPIKFIDRR; encoded by the coding sequence ATGTACATACCCGACATAGAACTGCAGTCCGGTGCAGCTATCAGAAAGTTCCAGGAAAAAGAAGTATTACACTTACTGGGTTATCTACGCCAGTTTTCTCCCTTTTACAGAGAATGGTTTGCACAGCATGGTATACAACCGTCCACTGTTAGATCACTGAACGACCTGTGGCTGATCCCGCCTGTTACCAAAGAACATCTGCAACAGCAGAACTGGGATTTCCTTTGCGTAGATAAGAGTAAGATCGCTGAATATACGACTACGTCGGGTACACTGGGTAACCCTGTTATCATTGCACTGACACAGAAAGACCAGGAGCGTCTGAGCTATAATGAATACATCTCCTTCTGCTGCGCAGGAGGCACGGAAAGCGATATCTATCAGCTGATGCTGACACTGGACCGCCAGTTTATGGCCGGTATGGCATATTACAATGGCATCCGTAAGCTGGGTGCAGGTGTACTGCGTGTGGGACCGGGAGTACCTTCCCTGCAATGGGAGAATATCCGCAGGATTCAACCTACCACGATTGTGGCCGTACCGTCTTTCATTGTGAAGCTGATCGCTTTTGCAAAGGAGCATAACATTGATATCAACGCCTCTTCCGTGAAGAGTGCGGTATGTATAGGAGAGAACATCCGTAATGTGGATTTCTCATTGAATGTATTAGGAAAGAAGATCACCGAGCAATGGGATATTCAGCTGTATTCCACTTACGCGTCTACGGAAATGCAGACCGCATTCACGGAATGTAAAGCAGGGCAGGGCGGTCATCATCATCCGGAGCTGCTCTATGTGGAATTACTGGATGATAATAATCAGCCTGTTGGCCCGGGCCAGGATGGGGAGGTAACGATCACCACATTGGGCGTGGAAGGCATGCCGCTACTGCGTTATAAAACAGGAGATATCTGCCGGTATTATGAGGAGCCTTGCTCCTGTGGCCGTCATACCATGCGCTTATCGCCGGTGATCGGTCGCCGCAAGCAGATGATCAAGTACAAAGGCACTACCTTATATCCACCTGCGCTGTTTGACCTGCTGAATGATATGGAAGAGGTGAAGGAGTTTGTTGTAGAGGTCTTTTCCAACGAAATAGGTACAGACGAGATCCTGTTACATCTCTGGCCGGTAGCGGAGACAGAAGACATTGACCGGAAGATCCGCTCTTATCTGCAGGCAAAACTGCGTGTCATCCCGCAGGTGCGCTATTGTTCACAGGCCGACGTCATGAAGATGCAGTTTCCCGAAAGCAGCAGAAAGCCGATCAAATTTATTGACAGAAGATAA
- a CDS encoding HupE/UreJ family protein, translating to MNEFVMYFEMGWQHIVDWEGMDHILFIAALCAIYLLEDWRKVLVLVTAFTIGHSITLALSVTNVVHISSDLIEFLIPVTIFITAFSNIIRKQAVPGKLQLNYFFAGFFGLIHGMGFSGYLKSLLGAQTNIVKPLLAFNLGLEFGQILIVTGVLLLAGIIVNITRVKRRDWNMFLSSAIFGIAFMMAAERFKELMVK from the coding sequence ATGAACGAGTTTGTGATGTACTTCGAAATGGGTTGGCAGCATATTGTGGATTGGGAAGGTATGGACCACATATTATTTATCGCAGCACTATGTGCCATTTACCTGCTCGAAGACTGGAGAAAAGTACTGGTGCTGGTCACCGCTTTTACGATCGGACACTCTATCACCCTGGCATTGAGCGTAACAAATGTGGTGCATATCAGCAGCGATCTGATAGAATTTCTGATACCTGTGACTATATTTATCACCGCATTTTCCAATATCATCAGAAAGCAGGCTGTGCCTGGCAAATTACAGCTCAACTACTTTTTTGCAGGCTTCTTCGGACTGATCCATGGAATGGGCTTTTCGGGGTACCTTAAAAGTTTGCTGGGCGCACAGACAAACATTGTCAAACCCTTGCTTGCCTTCAACCTCGGACTGGAATTCGGCCAGATACTGATCGTTACAGGTGTTTTGTTGCTGGCAGGTATTATTGTCAATATCACCCGGGTAAAACGGAGAGACTGGAATATGTTCCTCTCTTCGGCTATTTTTGGGATCGCATTTATGATGGCCGCTGAGCGGTTCAAAGAATTAATGGTTAAGTAA